The Gadus chalcogrammus isolate NIFS_2021 chromosome 16, NIFS_Gcha_1.0, whole genome shotgun sequence DNA window tgctgtctatcaagcagagacagcttttcattggcgcaagaaaattcgccctcgggtcgcaccagtgtgcgccccaggccaatggtatcacttttcttttttgttatcaccacatgattggacaattcagcggaTCAATCAAATATTCTaactccctcagcagcattcgcgcaacacaactacgtgtagagaagagatagatcgctaactagcagagagttgtaagcactttccacccttttcagtggaggaattggactccccaagcaatgttatacttaaaaggagcaagtaagttacatattaatttagtctttcggcctgtagcatataaacaaaatgaagcaactgtcccatatttctgactgcatttgaagtagacattgagactcacaaaaaatggatgCTTTAGGaaagtgatcatgatttgtctcaatatcagaataacaacaatttgTCTAATAGccatggctggtggaatggcagtgaagtaggtctgtatatgcagtgtaagcttgtccaggccctgcaagtcaggatgtaggctatgaatctgaatgaatagtaggtaataggtagtggccatccccaaaatgcaccaaaaTACAGGGAATCAaatctattcaattcaattttttttatggggGGTGTTCCACATTTTTGATCACAAGCTGCCACTGCTCCCCTTTATTTGGTGACGAGTGTCGCATAAAAGTCTGAACAGGTGACGTGTTCATCCCGCGCTCTGTCTTCAGATCACATCTCGGGGGAGGCGACGCCCGGCTCCTCGGGGGGTCCCCGCCATGGCCCCCCGGACCCCGACCAAGCCACGCGGGACTTCATCGACTTCCTGAAGCCCCTGAGACCGGGCCGCGAGATCTTCAAGCAGTGCCGAGCGTTCACGGAGAGCATGTTCTACAAGAGGGTGAGGGGCGTTCACCGACAGCATGTTCTACAAGATGGGGAGGCGTGGCCAGGGGGGTGTGACCAGGGGTGTGTGGCCAGGGGTGTGTGAccaggggggcgtggccaggggGGGCAacgatatatcgctgtcgttacattaaggatgttcatagaaccaagtgccaaacactaacaatcactaggttaacccattccctttGAAACAacgatagctagggtaagaggctacacaactaagtactatgactaagtacgacatacaattgtgtgtacattaagtgccaggacttaCCACATGCAGTAAgtaggaggagtgggaggggggtaaggctatgcagagtccaggtgaaccgggaccaggtgagtcttgagtcttttgctgAAGCAGGTGACCCAGGATCGCCTGCCCGGCTGCAGGTCTTGGGGATGGAGCGTCGCATCTTTTTGTTGGAGACGCTCTTTATAATGCGGGCAACGAACTCCCGACAGCTGCAAACGAACGGCTTCCtttgtgttgtggcaacccggccccagGAATGTCTCTCACGTCAGAAATACCACACTCTAAGATGCGTTCAAAGCCCGGTGGGGCGTTTATTCATTAATGAGAAAAGTAAACTGCGGGGTCGGTACCCAAcgcagaaaacaaaaatcatacaAGTGACTCCGTGAGCCACGCTGCCGTCCAGGGAATTGTCTGGGCCGTGCCGTGTCGGCGCACGTCGTCCTGGTACGCGCCGCCGGGGAAATCCGTTAGATCCAGCAGTCTGCTTGGCCGTATCGGGTCCTGGGGTTACTCTCGTCCGCTCTGTCTCCCGGTTCCCCTCTCTGGGAAGACAAACAGCTCTTTAAAGGGAGCCTCACCCTCCGTCGCAGGTGTTCTCCATTCTGCTGATTGGCGTTACGCAATGGATGCTCTTTGGCTCCGCCTGGTGGATGTCGGCGGTAtacgccctccaccacctctccctcgGGCCGCCTGGCCGGAGGGTttggggccgggttgccacaatgtgCGAGGTtctgtgtctcactgggtgCCTGCAAATATCCTCGTTTTATTATTGATGTGTCGTGCATTGTGAGTGAATTCAAGATTCCTTTTTTCTCGTTGTTCAAGGAACTGGGTGTTGAGGAGCTCTCTGAATGTGTCCAGGATTTCTACCAGAAACTTTCTGACTACCTGCACACTCAGTTCAAAGGTACTGCATTTATGagtaacacacgcacgcacgcacgcacgcacgcacgcacgcacgcacgcacgcacagtgcacacacgtgtgtgtgtgtgtttctgtaaaaTAGTttttgtttacgtgtgtgtgtgtctgtaacctCCAGGTTCGTCGGAGCAGGTGGAGAGTGTGATGGACGAGGTGGAGCGCTACATGATGAGCCGTCTCTACGAGGGCGTCTTCTGCCCCGAGTCCACCGACGACGAGGACAAAGACCTGGCCATCCAGAAGAGGATCAGGTAGGAGGCAACGGGAACGCTCCTAGAGGGACAGGgcgggctcctcctcctcctcctcatcctgctcctcctcttcctcctccccctcctcctcctcctcctcctcctcctcctcctcctcatcctgctcctcctgctccttctccttctcctcctccttctgctcctcctcctcctcctcctcctcctcctcctcccccccctcctcctcttcctcctccccctcctcctcttcctcctcctcctgcttctcctcctccttctgctcctcctcctcctcctcttcctcctcctccttatagACCCCCAGGgcgggctcctcctcctcctcatcctgctcctcctcctcctcctcctcttcctcctccccctcctcctcctcctcctcctcctgcttctcctcctccttctgctcctcctcctcctcctcctcctcctccccctcctccacttcctcctcctccttatagTCCCCCAGGGcgggcttcctcctcctcctcttcctcctcctcctcctcctcctcctcttcctcctcctcctccctatagGCCCTCAGGGCgggctggctcctcctcctcttcctcctccccgtcctcctcctcctccctatagGCCCTCAGGGCgggctggctcctcctcctcttcctcttcctcctcctcctcttcctcctcctcctccctatagGCCCTCAGGGCGGGCTGgctcttcctccgcctcctcttcctcctccccgtcctcttcctcctcctcctccctatagGCCCTCAGGGCGGGctggctcttcctcctcctcctcttcctcttcctcctcctcctcttcctcctcctccctatagGCCCTCAGGGTGGGTTGGCTCCGCTGACCTTTCGACCCCCGTTTTGCAAAGGTCAGGTCAGCGGTCGGGTCTGTTGGGAAACACGGAATGCGGAAGTGGCACCAAAGCGAGGGATTCTCTGGCGCTCTGCCAGCGAGGTGCAAGACCATCGCACCTCGCTGGCAGAGGCTGCAGGCCTGGCATTCGTTTGGATTTGGATTTATTGAAATGATGACTAATACCTTGAGCTGATcaactccctccctcttgtGCTCCGTTTGTAAAATGGAGGGATGTGAACCGGTCTTCACACTGGGCTCCCTGCATCTGAAGGGTCCAAACCGGGTCCACAGGCCACCAGAAAACTAGTTACTGACCAGATTACTAGTCATCGCACCAGATAAATAGTTACCTCGCCGGATAACTACGGTAGTTACCTCACCGGATAACTAGTTACTTCGCCGGATAACTAGTTAGCTCACCAGATAACTAGTTAGCTCACCAGATAACTAGTTACCTCACCAGATAACTAGTTACCTGACCAGTTAGACATGCCACATGGAGGCGATCCCCATGTCCCTTCGGGGCCTCCATACTCTTTAAGGGGAGTGGTTTATAGCTCCAGGTTTTTGATTGGTTGGAAAACCAACATGGCGGCCCCCCCGAGCCGGAGTGTCTTGTGACCCCCGCctgtgaccccccctccccccccagggcATTGCACTGGGTCACCATGGAGATGCTGTGCGTCCCCGTGGACGAGGAGATTCCCGAGGTGTCGGACAGCGTGGTCAAAGCCATCACAGGTAGGTCCCGCCGTGGGCGTGTCCTAACTCGCCGTGGGCGTGTCCTAACTCGCCCGccgccaggccccgccccctctcacgCGCCCCGCCGCCCGTTTTGCAGACGTGATCGAGATGGACTCCCGGCGCGTCCCGCAGCAGAAGCTGGCCTGCATCACGCGCTGCAGTAAGCACATCTTCAGCGCCATCCGGGCCACCAAGGGGGAGCCGGCGTCGGCCGACGACTTCCTGCCCGCGCTCATCTACACGGTGCTGAAGGCCAACCCGCCGCGGCTGCAGTCCAACATCCAGTACGTCACGCGCTTCTGCAGCCCCAGCCGCATCATGAGCGGAGAGGACGGATACTACTTCACCAACctggtgaggggggtggggggggggggggggggagggaggggggggggatactacTTCACCAACctggtgaggggggtggggggggggggggggggggaggggggggagggaggacggaTACTACTTCACCAACctggtgaggggggtgggggggggggggggggggaggggggggagggaggacggaTACTACTTCACCAACctggtgaggggggtgggggggggggggagggaggacggaTACTACTTCACCAACctggtgaggggggtgggggggggagggagggagggagggggggagggaggggggatacTACTTCACCAACctggtgaggggggtggggggggagggagggagggaggggggggagggaggggggatacTACTTCACCAAcctggtgagggggggtggggggggggggtggggggggaggggggggggggagtgagtgaaGTGTGGGGGAGAGTAGGGGCGAGTGGAGaccatatagagagagagacacacacacctacacacacagacagagagacactgtGTGGTTCAGCAATAGGACCCActgaccctcctccccctcctccaccccctcctcctccccccccccctcctccaccctctcctcctcctcctcctcctcctcctccccctcccctcctcctcctcccctcccctcctcctcctcaccctcctccctcctccccctcccccccctctctccagtgCTGCGCTGTGGCCTTCATCGAGAAGCTGGACGGCCGCTCCCTCAACATGAGCTCCGAGGACTTTGAGCTCCACATGTCGGGCCAGACCCCGGCCCCCCcgcggcccccagccccccccccctcactgcagCAGGTCCAGAGCGGCCTGGACCTGCTGACCGGGCTGGGGGTCCGCCAGGAGCGCGTCATGGAGGGGGCCCGCCGGCTGGAGAGCGACCTCATCGACTGGAGCCAGGACGTGGAGCACAGGGTGCACGGCGCCCTGGGGGGGCCCCCCCTGGAGGCCGAGGGCCCGCCCCCGGAGACCGAGGGTCCGCCCCCGACGACCGAGGCCCCGCCCGCACCGTCGGCCATCGACGCCGACAACGTGGAGAACGACCTCCTGCCACCGCCGCTGCTGCCACAGCTGTTTGCCGGGTGATGGGGCCCCGCCTGCCCGCCCCCCTCGcccgcccccctcgcccccccccccgcccggtgTCCTAGCATCCCCCAGGGGCCCCGGTCCCCTTCACCACACTCCAGAGCAGGCTCCACTCCGCGGGACTTCAGAGCCGGGGGTCCTGGTGCTCCCTCCCCTGCAGAGCAGCGCTCCGTGCTACCGCAGCATCACTCCAGACGGACGCTGGGGGCCCTCTGGAGGGTTCTCTGGGGGCCCCTCCGGGGGCCCCTCTGGAGGGTTCTCTGGGGGCCCTCTGGAGGGTTCTCTGGGGGCCCTCTGTAGAGTTCTTTGGGGGCCCTCTGTATAGTTCTCTGGGGCCCCTCTGTAGAGTTCTCTGGGGGCCCTCTGTAGAGTTCTCTGGGGCCCCACTGTAGGGGTCTCTGTAGGGTTCTTTGGGGGCCCTCTGTAGGGGTCTCTGTAGGGTTCTCTGGGGGCCCCTCTTTGAGGCTCTCTGTGGGGCCCCTCAGTGGGGGCCCTTCCGTCCCCTCGCACGTTTAGCTTCCATAGAGATGACGCTGATATTAGGCCACTTTAGAAtcataacaacaaaaaagaaaatgaacgaCAAGAGTATAATACTAATGAGGTGTCATACTAGTTTCTATGAAATGATGTGTGATGTGCATCATTGCACCTAACACTCCGCAGATAGGTAGTTCTTCCCACTCAGACTCCACCAGAATATGTAgaaatgaagtgtgtgtgtgtgtgtgtgtgtgtgtgtgtgtgtgtgtgtgtgtgtgtgtgtgtgtgtgtgtgtgtgtgtgtgtgtgtgtgtgtgtgtgtgtgtgtgtgtgtgtgtgtgtgtgtgtgtgtgtgtgggagggggggggggggggggggattcgcATGGACGTTTTGCATTGGTAATCCATCTGCAGAAGATCTACAAGTGTTGTGTAGATAGACGTGTGCGTCTTTTTGTTCTGCGACACTACTGCTTTCAATAGCGGCGTTTAGGGAAGCGATCTTTTTCTAAGCAATGGCGGTTACGAAATGTTCCGGGTGCAATAAGATCCATTCTTCTGTGCATGTCCTCTTTAAGACGGGCCACGTTAATGCTTTTAATGAACTGGGATTGATTTGGGTGTTCCTCGCccttccctttatttatttgtcatggCAGGGAGATATCGTTTTACTTCATTGACTTCTCTGTCTGAGCTTTTAAATGATTGGCTGAGGAGTCAGAAACATGGGTTCATGGTCCTGTAGTTTTATTcaatttattcttttttttgtctcatttttaactgtgtgtgtgtgtgtgtgtgtgtgtgtgtgtgtgtgtgtgtgtgtgtgtgtgtgtgtgtgtgtgtgtgtgtgtgtgtgtgtgtgtgtgtgtgtgtgtgtgtggataattatatataaatcaaaacaataacCATCAATGCATTTTCCAGCTTTGTACACAACAGCACTTTGACGAGGCCGTCTGAGTCGGTGTGTTGGTGAGAGGCCTTCAGGCTCTGTTGGGGGGACGGCATGGGGATTTGATCATTTGTTTTAGGACTCTATTTTAACCTATCTATTATTCAAAGACCTCAAACCGTTTGGTTAATTTGTAAACGGGGCGGGGTCGCGTTGGAGGAGGAATGCTGATGTGTGCCGTCAGGGCACCGATATTGATCGATCGAGTCATCTCATTGTATGCACTAACATTGATCAGGTATTGGGAAGTAAAAAAAATCTAACCATGTAGGTTTGGTGTTGTTTAACAATGAGCTATGTAATAcaaactattttatttaaataagttATTGAAGAAACAGTGTTTTACGACCATTCATGAGCTTGTTTCATTAagatagaataataataaaaagtcaAAATGTTCTGACGGTTTGATCCCTGCTTATATTCCTTTTTAATTCCCTTAGTGTTGCTATTGTCTACCATCATGTATGATGTGAGTATCATGCATTAAAgcatatatatgatataaaaAAGGGTATGCCT harbors:
- the rabgef1l gene encoding RAB guanine nucleotide exchange factor (GEF) 1, like; translated protein: MTTQRFERSGIHLDQSELLCTKGCGFYGNAAWRGLCSKCWRDENQKDKQTQIQEDWALAERLQKEEEVAYASTHQTGPTQPPASGRREEKKPKEKASKVKTVAKLFSTSTKTPPKKDHISGEATPGSSGGPRHGPPDPDQATRDFIDFLKPLRPGREIFKQCRAFTESMFYKRELGVEELSECVQDFYQKLSDYLHTQFKGSSEQVESVMDEVERYMMSRLYEGVFCPESTDDEDKDLAIQKRIRALHWVTMEMLCVPVDEEIPEVSDSVVKAITDVIEMDSRRVPQQKLACITRCSKHIFSAIRATKGEPASADDFLPALIYTVLKANPPRLQSNIQYVTRFCSPSRIMSGEDGYYFTNLCCAVAFIEKLDGRSLNMSSEDFELHMSGQTPAPPRPPAPPPSLQQVQSGLDLLTGLGVRQERVMEGARRLESDLIDWSQDVEHRVHGALGGPPLEAEGPPPETEGPPPTTEAPPAPSAIDADNVENDLLPPPLLPQLFAG